One genomic window of Actinoplanes lobatus includes the following:
- a CDS encoding helix-turn-helix domain-containing protein, protein MTGPAQTEERLAEVRFLTVAEVAALMRVSKMTVYRLVHGGDLTAVRVGRSFRVPEHAVHEYLRGAFSQSA, encoded by the coding sequence ATGACGGGTCCAGCCCAAACCGAGGAACGGCTCGCCGAAGTGCGGTTCCTGACGGTGGCCGAGGTGGCCGCGCTCATGCGCGTTTCCAAGATGACCGTCTATCGGCTCGTGCACGGCGGTGACCTCACCGCGGTACGGGTCGGCCGCTCGTTCCGGGTGCCCGAGCATGCGGTACACGAGTATCTCCGCGGCGCCTTCTCGCAAAGCGCCTGA
- a CDS encoding 30S ribosomal protein bS22 — protein MGSVVKKRRKRMAKKKHRKLLRKTRVQRRRLGK, from the coding sequence ATGGGCTCCGTGGTCAAGAAGCGCCGCAAGCGTATGGCGAAGAAGAAGCACCGCAAGCTGCTGCGCAAGACCCGCGTCCAGCGTCGCCGTCTCGGCAAGTGA
- a CDS encoding NAD-dependent epimerase/dehydratase family protein produces the protein MVTSPPSVVVVTGVSRYLGARVAARLAADPKIDRVVGLDPHDPPAGLLGLLDGVERIRADARAATEAIADLGAEAVVHLAVTSVPDAQHGGRAAMKEHNVIGTMQVLAAAQGAPQLRKLVVRSSTAAYGASFRDPAVFTEDTEPRAVPRGAFARDILDIEGYVRGFRRRRPEVAATVLRFAPMISESAETSLTRYFAQPVVPTVLGRDARLQFVHVEDALEILHRSVTEDHPGTFNVAGSGVLMLSQAVRRAGRISLPVPEPALSTGAALLRNLGVEQIGLDQIDLFVHGRVVDTTRLINEFGFTPRTTVAAFEEFIQAHAAGSTLTADRLAAAENAILDGIRRVRAAATEPAPAGSDRA, from the coding sequence TTGGTGACCTCACCACCCAGCGTTGTCGTGGTCACCGGAGTCAGCCGTTATCTCGGCGCTCGGGTGGCCGCTCGCCTCGCCGCAGATCCGAAGATCGACCGTGTCGTCGGTCTGGATCCGCATGACCCGCCGGCGGGCCTTCTCGGCCTGCTCGACGGTGTGGAGCGGATCCGGGCCGACGCGCGCGCGGCCACCGAGGCCATCGCCGATCTCGGCGCCGAAGCCGTCGTGCACCTGGCCGTGACCAGCGTGCCCGACGCGCAGCACGGTGGCCGTGCCGCGATGAAGGAACACAACGTCATCGGCACCATGCAGGTGCTGGCGGCCGCCCAGGGCGCGCCGCAGCTGCGCAAGCTGGTGGTGCGTTCCTCCACCGCTGCGTACGGCGCCTCCTTCCGCGACCCGGCCGTGTTCACCGAGGACACCGAGCCCCGTGCGGTTCCGCGTGGCGCGTTCGCCCGCGACATCCTGGACATCGAGGGGTACGTCCGCGGTTTCCGCCGGCGCCGCCCCGAGGTCGCCGCGACCGTCCTGCGGTTCGCCCCGATGATCAGCGAGTCCGCCGAGACGTCGCTGACCCGCTACTTCGCCCAGCCGGTGGTGCCCACCGTGCTCGGCCGTGACGCCCGGCTCCAGTTCGTCCACGTCGAGGACGCGCTGGAGATCCTGCACCGCTCGGTGACCGAGGACCATCCGGGCACCTTCAACGTCGCCGGTTCCGGCGTGCTGATGCTCAGCCAGGCCGTCCGCCGGGCCGGCCGGATCTCCCTGCCGGTGCCCGAGCCGGCGCTCTCCACCGGCGCGGCCCTGCTGCGCAACCTCGGTGTCGAGCAGATCGGGCTGGACCAGATCGACCTCTTCGTGCACGGTCGAGTGGTGGACACCACCCGGCTGATCAATGAGTTCGGCTTCACCCCGCGGACCACCGTGGCCGCGTTCGAGGAGTTCATCCAGGCGCACGCGGCCGGCTCGACGCTCACCGCGGACCGTCTGGCCGCCGCCGAGAACGCGATTCTGGACGGCATCCGCCGGGTCCGGGCCGCCGCCACCGAGCCCGCACCGGCGGGAAGCGACCGAGCATGA
- a CDS encoding lysophospholipid acyltransferase family protein — translation MSQDEYRDMFPGHTEFRLPEPAPVRRVNGRRPVPESPEPEPAVAASDGLDVWDQRVAGGLAFLRRRLAGSYEVDEFGFDPELSEAVFHPMLKILYRDWFRTEVLGIENVPLDGSGLVVGNHSGTIALDALMLTVALHDKHPRQRHLRLLGADLVFRMPVMSELARAAGATVACNPDAERLMNSSQLVGVFPEGFKGIGKRFSERYKLQRFGRGGFVSAALRTGTPIVPVAIVGAEEIYPILADLKPLARLLGVPYFPVTPTFPLLGPLGLVPLPSKWLIQFCPPIPTAHLREYADDPLVVYNLADQVRETIQATLHELLEKRPDPFGP, via the coding sequence ATGAGCCAGGACGAATATCGGGACATGTTTCCCGGGCACACCGAGTTCCGGTTGCCCGAGCCGGCGCCGGTGCGGCGGGTGAACGGCCGCCGCCCCGTCCCGGAGAGCCCCGAGCCGGAGCCCGCGGTCGCCGCGTCGGACGGCCTGGACGTCTGGGACCAGCGGGTGGCCGGCGGCCTGGCGTTCCTGCGCCGTCGCCTGGCCGGATCGTACGAGGTGGACGAGTTCGGGTTCGACCCCGAGCTGTCCGAGGCGGTCTTCCACCCGATGCTGAAGATCCTGTACAGGGACTGGTTCCGGACCGAGGTGCTCGGTATCGAGAACGTCCCGCTGGACGGCAGCGGCCTCGTGGTGGGCAACCACTCCGGCACGATCGCCCTGGACGCGCTGATGCTGACCGTCGCGCTGCACGACAAGCACCCCCGTCAGCGGCACCTCCGGCTGCTCGGCGCCGACCTGGTCTTCCGGATGCCGGTGATGAGCGAGCTGGCCCGTGCGGCCGGCGCCACGGTCGCCTGCAACCCGGACGCCGAGCGCCTGATGAACTCGAGCCAGCTGGTCGGTGTCTTCCCGGAGGGCTTCAAGGGCATCGGGAAGCGGTTCTCCGAACGCTACAAGCTGCAACGGTTCGGCCGGGGCGGGTTCGTGTCGGCGGCGCTGCGCACCGGCACCCCGATCGTCCCGGTGGCGATCGTCGGCGCCGAGGAGATCTATCCGATCCTGGCCGACCTGAAGCCGCTGGCCCGGCTGCTCGGCGTGCCGTACTTCCCGGTCACCCCGACCTTCCCGCTGCTGGGCCCGCTGGGGCTGGTGCCGCTGCCGAGCAAGTGGCTGATCCAGTTCTGCCCGCCGATCCCGACCGCCCACCTGCGGGAGTACGCGGACGATCCCCTGGTCGTCTACAACCTCGCCGATCAGGTCCGGGAGACGATCCAGGCCACGCTGCACGAACTGCTGGAGAAGCGGCCGGACCCGTTCGGTCCGTGA
- a CDS encoding ECF subfamily RNA polymerase sigma factor, BldN family, whose protein sequence is MTHVYAEDPYHRDVVAARHALSEGLNALRGSSIVNALRGDSPKQAGSRRPPNSPPAVATPNSGNGSRFGRPGTNRPPAQSTGQHSNTGESDTVTGDHTVVLPTQSTTGPPTETAPPKHPARPDRGDPAAEVWALVERAQAGEAEAFGLIYDRYVDTVFRFVYFRVGNRQLAEDLTSDTFLRALKRIGSFTWQGRDLGAWLVTIARNLVADHFKSGRYRLEVTTGDVLDADREDRGPEGSPESAVVDHITNVALLTAVKQLNPEQQECIVLRFLQGFSVAETAQTMGKNEGAIKALQYRAVRALNRLLPDGFQS, encoded by the coding sequence GTGACTCATGTGTACGCCGAGGACCCGTACCACCGCGACGTCGTCGCGGCACGGCACGCGCTCTCCGAGGGGCTGAACGCCCTGCGCGGGTCGTCGATCGTGAACGCGCTGCGCGGCGACAGCCCGAAGCAGGCCGGCAGCCGCCGCCCGCCGAACAGCCCGCCCGCCGTGGCGACGCCGAACTCCGGCAACGGGAGCAGGTTCGGCCGCCCCGGCACGAACCGGCCCCCGGCCCAGTCCACCGGCCAGCACTCGAACACCGGCGAGAGCGACACCGTCACCGGTGACCACACCGTGGTCCTGCCGACGCAGAGCACCACCGGACCGCCGACCGAGACGGCCCCGCCGAAGCACCCGGCCCGGCCCGACCGCGGCGACCCGGCGGCCGAGGTGTGGGCGCTGGTCGAACGCGCCCAGGCCGGCGAGGCCGAGGCGTTCGGGCTGATCTACGACCGGTACGTGGACACCGTGTTCCGGTTCGTCTACTTCCGAGTCGGCAACCGTCAGCTCGCCGAGGACCTGACCTCGGACACGTTCCTGCGCGCTCTCAAGCGCATCGGCAGCTTCACCTGGCAGGGCCGTGACCTCGGCGCCTGGCTGGTCACCATCGCCCGGAACCTGGTCGCCGACCACTTCAAGTCCGGCCGCTACCGCCTCGAGGTCACCACCGGGGACGTGCTCGACGCCGACCGCGAGGACCGGGGCCCGGAGGGCAGCCCGGAGTCCGCGGTGGTCGACCACATCACCAACGTGGCCCTGCTCACCGCGGTCAAGCAGCTCAACCCGGAGCAGCAGGAATGCATCGTGCTGCGCTTCCTCCAGGGCTTCTCGGTGGCCGAGACCGCGCAGACCATGGGCAAGAACGAGGGCGCCATCAAGGCCCTCCAGTACCGGGCCGTCCGGGCATTGAACAGGCTTCTGCCGGACGGGTTCCAATCTTGA
- a CDS encoding DUF5667 domain-containing protein, with translation MRFAFPNSRSAEHFAELIDDAGGARHHHSRGQADEELHRLVAIGNRLSAARPGAPVDSEFRVGLRAMLVATAERDGIGRTAVETDPEPVVETRNVRRLGRRIRARGAIVIGVAAGAMAVSGISAASESASPGDALYSVKRQTERAQLAIAGSDVTRGELSLDFARTRLTEAIAMQGDEPEFALVLDDMDADTRKGVRLLTTSAVSQKDTTPLTTLDGFATGQRRTFTPALEKLSPANRERATVSLGLLEDVADRTEDLRAGLACDKVDPSGSDALGPKLHRCEGTGDSGPDAGSQQNGTGKTTGRQPGQTATSKPGKSGAADPGSTGTVTVPGTGKATQPGATPTGTAGITPTPTTTTGPAGTANEEADGVLGGLLGDLF, from the coding sequence GTGAGATTCGCCTTTCCGAACTCCCGGAGTGCCGAGCACTTCGCGGAACTGATCGACGACGCCGGCGGCGCCCGTCACCACCACAGCCGTGGCCAGGCCGACGAGGAGCTCCACCGGCTGGTCGCCATCGGCAACCGGCTCTCCGCGGCCCGGCCCGGCGCACCGGTCGACTCCGAGTTCCGCGTCGGCCTGCGCGCCATGCTGGTCGCCACGGCCGAGCGGGACGGCATCGGCCGCACCGCCGTCGAGACCGATCCGGAGCCGGTCGTCGAGACCCGCAACGTCCGGCGGCTCGGCCGCCGGATACGGGCCCGCGGGGCGATCGTGATCGGCGTGGCCGCCGGCGCGATGGCCGTCTCCGGGATCTCCGCGGCCAGCGAGAGCGCCTCACCGGGCGACGCCCTGTACAGCGTGAAGCGGCAGACCGAACGGGCTCAGCTGGCGATCGCCGGATCCGATGTGACCCGGGGCGAGCTGTCCCTGGACTTCGCCCGGACCCGGCTGACCGAGGCGATCGCCATGCAGGGCGACGAGCCCGAGTTCGCGCTGGTGCTGGACGACATGGACGCCGACACCCGCAAGGGCGTACGACTGCTGACCACATCGGCCGTGTCGCAGAAGGACACCACGCCGCTGACCACGCTGGACGGTTTCGCCACCGGGCAGCGCCGCACCTTCACCCCGGCGCTGGAGAAGCTCTCCCCGGCCAACCGGGAGCGCGCCACGGTCTCGCTGGGCCTGCTGGAGGACGTCGCCGACCGCACCGAGGACCTGCGTGCCGGCCTCGCCTGCGACAAGGTGGACCCGTCCGGGTCCGACGCGCTCGGCCCGAAGCTGCACCGCTGCGAGGGCACCGGTGACAGCGGTCCGGATGCCGGTTCGCAGCAGAACGGCACCGGCAAGACGACCGGTAGGCAGCCGGGCCAGACCGCCACGTCCAAGCCCGGCAAGAGCGGTGCCGCCGACCCGGGAAGCACCGGGACGGTGACCGTGCCGGGCACCGGCAAGGCGACCCAGCCGGGAGCGACGCCGACCGGCACGGCCGGGATCACGCCGACGCCGACCACGACCACCGGTCCGGCGGGCACCGCGAACGAGGAAGCGGACGGTGTGCTGGGCGGTCTGCTCGGCGATCTCTTCTAG